From Triticum urartu cultivar G1812 chromosome 2, Tu2.1, whole genome shotgun sequence, a single genomic window includes:
- the LOC125541147 gene encoding peroxidase 2-like has protein sequence MANLAVAILLASLGAVATAQKTSAPAAMPAYQGSYPSYASPPVAEMPAYQGSYPSHISSPAASPSYTFPAPSPPSMAAPTASPPSPTPSPSAGRRRLRVGFYRRSCPRAENIVREAVRNATSKNPGLGAGIIRMHFHDCFVQGCDASVLLDPTAANPQPEKLSPPNFPSLRGFEVIDAAKEALEKVCPGRVSCADIIAFAARDASFFLSRARINFRMPAGRLDGRVSLSSEALDFLPPPFFNLSQLVDNFRAKNLDEDDLVVLSGAHTIGVSHCSSFTDRLPPNPSDMNPAFATLLQSKCPVSPNFTNDPTVVQDIVTPNRLDTRYYTNVLKRNVLFTSDAALLSSRRTARKVVENALIPRRWESKFARAMVKMAAIELKTAANGEIRKMCRVVNN, from the exons ATGGCAAACCTCGCCGTTGCCATCTTGCTTGCATCGCTCGGAGCCGTGGCTACTGCTCAAAAAACCTCCGCGCCGGCCGCAATGCCAGCCTACCAAGGCTCCTACCCAAGCTACGCTAGTCCGCCGGTAGCCGAAATGCCAGCCTATCAAGGTTCCTATCCAAGCCACATTAGCTCCCCAGCTGCTAGCCCGAGCTACACCTTCCCGGCACCAAGCCCGCCAAGCATGGCCGCACCTACTGCTAGTCCACCGAGCCCGACCCCTTCTCCGTCTGCGGGACGACGGAGGCTGCGTGTCGGCTTCTACAGGCGCTCGTGCCCACGGGCGGAGAACATCGTCAGGGAGGCCGTGAGGAACGCCACGTCCAAGAACCCTGGCCTGGGCGCTGGGATAATTCGGATGCACTTCCACGACTGCTTCGTCCAG GGTTGCGACGCTTCCGTCCTGCTCGACCCGACAGCGGCCAACCCGCAGCCGGAGAAGCTCAGCCCACCCAACTTCCCAAGCCTGCGTGGCTTCGAAGTGATCGACGCTGCCAAGGAGGCGCTCGAGAAGGTTTGCCCCGGGAGGGTCTCCTGCGCCGACATTATCGCCTTTGCCGCCCGAGACGCTTCCTTCTTCCTCAGCCGTGCAAGGATCAACTTTAGGATGCCGGCAGGGCGCCTGGACGGGCGCGTGTCCCTCTCCAGTGAGGCGCTCGATTTCCTTCCGCCACCGTTCTTCAACCTCTCGCAGCTCGTCGACAATTTCAGGGCCAAGAACCTCGACGAGGATGACCTCGTGGTGCTCTCCGGCGCGCACACCATCGGCGTGTCCCACTGCTCGTCCTTCACCGACCGCCTCCCGCCGAACCCCTCGGACATGAACCCGGCATTCGCCACCCTGCTGCAGAGCAAGTGTCCGGTGAGTCCCAACTTCACGAACGACCCAACAGTGGTGCAGGACATTGTGACGCCTAACCGGTTGGACACCCGGTACTACACCAATGTGCTCAAGCGCAACGTGCTCTTCACCTCCGACGCGGCACTCTTGTCGTCCCGGAGGACAGCCAGGAAGGTGGTGGAGAACGCACTTATCCCAAGGAGGTGGGAGAGCAAGTTCGCCAGGGCGATGGTGAAGATGGCGGCCATCGAGCTCAAGACCGCTGCAAATGGGGAGATCAGGAAGA